One window from the genome of Rhodococcus sp. ABRD24 encodes:
- a CDS encoding response regulator transcription factor has product MTAVLLAEDDEAIAAPLSRALGREGYTVTIEHTGPAALERALTGEFELLILDLGLPGMDGLEVCRQLRAHSLDLAVLMLTARTDEVDFVVGLDAGADDYVGKPFRLAELMARVRALLRRGGAGEDLVVEVAGIRLEPAARRVLVNGSEVALANKEYELLRVLLEHAGQVVSRDTILREVWGDVELRGSKTLDMHMSWLRRKIGDEGAGSDRRIATVRGVGFRINTD; this is encoded by the coding sequence GTGACCGCCGTATTGCTTGCCGAAGATGACGAGGCCATCGCTGCGCCACTGTCGCGTGCGCTCGGTCGCGAAGGCTACACCGTCACCATCGAACACACCGGGCCAGCCGCGCTCGAACGCGCGCTCACCGGCGAGTTCGAGCTGCTGATCCTCGACCTCGGTCTGCCCGGTATGGACGGCCTCGAGGTGTGTCGTCAGTTGCGCGCACACAGCCTCGATCTCGCGGTACTGATGCTGACCGCCCGAACCGACGAGGTGGACTTCGTGGTGGGGCTCGATGCGGGTGCTGACGACTATGTCGGCAAGCCGTTCCGTCTCGCCGAGCTGATGGCCCGGGTCCGGGCGCTGCTGCGGCGCGGTGGTGCGGGCGAGGACCTCGTGGTCGAGGTTGCCGGCATCCGTCTCGAGCCCGCGGCGCGCCGGGTGCTCGTGAACGGGTCGGAGGTCGCGCTCGCGAACAAGGAGTACGAACTGCTGCGGGTCCTGCTCGAACATGCCGGCCAGGTGGTCTCGCGGGACACGATTCTGCGTGAGGTCTGGGGCGACGTGGAGCTGCGGGGATCGAAGACCCTCGACATGCACATGTCCTGGTTGCGTCGGAAGATCGGCGACGAGGGAGCGGGCTCCGACCGTCGGATTGCGACTGTGCGCGGCGTCGGCTTCCGCATCAACACGGACTAG
- a CDS encoding PH domain-containing protein has translation MGYPQDALAADEELVLHRHPHWKMLVLPAIIFILATALAGFAAGLAQSQLTGGATTVVLIAVAVAWAGIVGWKTLVPLLQWKSTHFIVTDRRVMIRHGVMTHTGIDIPMGRISNVQFRHGLVDRMLRTGTLVIVASSDDPLEFDNIPEVQKVHSMLYHQVLDATSTRRDERRDEHWSDHRDEPRNEFGGPGDTRHDFRKGW, from the coding sequence ATGGGATATCCGCAGGACGCGCTGGCGGCGGACGAGGAACTGGTGCTGCACCGGCACCCGCACTGGAAGATGCTCGTGCTCCCCGCGATCATCTTCATCCTGGCGACCGCGCTCGCCGGATTCGCTGCCGGGCTGGCCCAGTCGCAGCTCACCGGTGGGGCAACGACGGTCGTGCTGATCGCCGTCGCCGTCGCGTGGGCGGGAATCGTGGGCTGGAAGACACTCGTTCCACTGCTGCAGTGGAAGTCCACCCACTTCATCGTCACCGACCGCCGGGTGATGATCCGCCACGGCGTCATGACCCATACGGGAATCGACATCCCGATGGGCCGAATCAGCAACGTGCAGTTCCGTCACGGTCTCGTCGACCGGATGCTGCGGACCGGCACTCTTGTGATCGTCGCATCCTCGGATGACCCACTCGAGTTCGACAACATTCCGGAAGTGCAGAAGGTCCATTCGATGCTCTATCACCAGGTGCTCGACGCGACGAGCACGCGCCGTGACGAACGCCGTGACGAACACTGGAGCGATCACCGAGATGAACCCCGGAACGAGTTCGGGGGCCCCGGGGATACACGTCACGATTTCCGAAAAGGCTGGTAA